The DNA window CTAAGTCAGTTGTTTGGTGTGAGCACAGTTGTTTTAATAGTGATCTCTTTGTTGATGTTTTTGTTGCTGTCTTCCCGGCCTGGTGAGGCGGCATTGAGTTGGCAAGAGGTTCCTTCTTGGGCTGCAATGGGGCGATCTCTAGTGCTTTGTATAAGTTCGCCTCGGTTCTGGGTTGGGACGTTGTATTTCGTTGGCCTTTTCACCTGTTTTCTAGCTCTCGAGGATCTCTGGAATATCTGCTTTCAGGTGGACATTTTCAACGCAACCTCAGGACTTGCTGCGTCGATGAACTCCATGCTTGTGTCTGGTTTGACGCTTGGTGGACTGATTATTCGCCTATGGGCTGCTCGATCCGGTCTGGCGGCTCCGTCTCGAAGTTTTTCAGCGCTTGCCTGACTCACAATGGTTTTGTTGTTCAGTGTCCCGCTAAGCAGCTCTCAAGCGTTTCTGGCCTCGTTCGTGCTTGGACTTGGGCTGGGTGCGGCGCCACTTGTCTTGTCATTTGTTCGCCAGGAACTTCCGCAACAAGCGGCAGTCGTGGCATCACCACTGCTGCTCACCTTTGTGTTTGTAGTTGGAGGTCTTCTGATGTCACTGGTTGGTGATGATCTCTTCGGCGTATCGCGGTTGACGTTTCAGACCTACCAGCAGTCCATGCGCTTATTCATCATGCCCGTGGCGGTGGCGACGGTCTTGAGCCTGCTGATCCATCTTTCCACCCTAAGTCTCAGTTCAGGGGATTGAGCTTCATGGCACTGCATCCACGACATCGCCTTTATGACCAAGCGCTGGCGAGTCTCTTCAACGGTGACGCCGCCGCCACCAATCCATTGATCATCGTCCAGCCTCGTCATGAGCAGGATGTGGTGGCTGCGGTGCAGCAGGCCCGCCAGGACGGTCTTCCATTGATGGTGCGTAGCGGTGGCCACAGTCGCTTCTGTGCCGCAGATGGCGCACTCGTGCTCGACCTCTCTGCGCATTTCAGCGCGATCGAGCTCGATGGAGATCGGGTGCGCGTCCAGGGCGGTGTGGGGATGGGAACGCTGCTTCGCACGCTGGCTCCCCATCGACGCATGGTTCCGGTGGGAACCCATGCCACGCCAGGCTTCGGGCTGCTCTTGATGGGGGGCATCGGCCACCTCAGCCGCAGTCTTGGTCTCACCCTCGACAACATCGTGGCTCTGCGGGGTGTGCGTGCCGATGGCACGCCGTTCGTCCTGGAAGAGCACGGGCAGGACGCCAAGGCCTGGATGTGGCTGCGTGGGGCGGCGCCGTTTCTTGCGGTGGTGACGGAAGCCACCTTGCACACCCATGAACGACGACCGCTGGAGGTGAGTCGTTCCTTGCATGCACTGGATTGGTTGCAAGGCCACCTTCGGGACGCAGAAGCGCTGCCTCGATCGTGCTCGTGCTCATTCGTGTTGGGCGTTTTGCCCGACAGTGATCAGCCTGCTTTGTTGCGTTACAGCGTCGCTGTTGTTGGGAGCAATGGTGCGACCTCGTCTGCTGCGGATTCAGCCCAGGTCTGGTGCGAGCAGGTGATGGGTCTGGAGAACCTGCCTGATTTCAACATGCCCCGCCATGACGGAAGTCTGCCGGAGGAGCCGATGGTCGACCCCGATCGCCGGC is part of the Synechococcus sp. WH 8016 genome and encodes:
- a CDS encoding FAD-binding protein, coding for MALHPRHRLYDQALASLFNGDAAATNPLIIVQPRHEQDVVAAVQQARQDGLPLMVRSGGHSRFCAADGALVLDLSAHFSAIELDGDRVRVQGGVGMGTLLRTLAPHRRMVPVGTHATPGFGLLLMGGIGHLSRSLGLTLDNIVALRGVRADGTPFVLEEHGQDAKAWMWLRGAAPFLAVVTEATLHTHERRPLEVSRSLHALDWLQGHLRDAEALPRSCSCSFVLGVLPDSDQPALLRYSVAVVGSNGATSSAADSAQVWCEQVMGLENLPDFNMPRHDGSLPEEPMVDPDRRRRLRSWIHAISVEAGQSEALATILRSAIQRAPNRLCRIDLQQLGGAVCDRPMRSSSYRGRKAAWSIVISGLWHPDQIANAESVRQWSDDLFDALAPISCHVYLAERHPDTNRYGRQLQLAYGDDLEHLRELKRQWDPDQILPSLDASTATEMSQ